A section of the Roseivirga sp. BDSF3-8 genome encodes:
- a CDS encoding universal stress protein, with the protein MKKIIVPTDFSDQASFALDLAAQIARQSDAEITLLNVIEQPGSSFNTMGQVSTTDSDNVYVLEMLKAMKQKMEETASDEAYADLNLKTVVHVGHTFHTISAEIAERGADLIIMGSKGASGIEEVLIGSNTEKVVRHSKAPVITVKSPAKFDTIKNIVFATDLTGKHPHVTEEIVKLQKMLGATLHIVKVNTPTNFQSDRDIKKMMKEFVDEGKLTDYTLNIYNDAVEEDGIIYFADDINADLIALGTHGRTGLMHLLSGSVAEDVVNHSKRPVWTCKMH; encoded by the coding sequence ATGAAAAAAATAATAGTACCCACCGATTTTTCAGACCAGGCATCATTTGCCCTTGATCTGGCCGCACAGATCGCCCGTCAGAGCGATGCTGAAATCACGTTGCTTAATGTGATCGAGCAGCCAGGATCTTCTTTTAACACCATGGGGCAGGTGAGTACCACAGATTCTGATAATGTGTATGTGCTGGAGATGCTTAAAGCAATGAAGCAAAAGATGGAGGAAACAGCCTCTGATGAGGCCTATGCCGACCTTAATCTGAAGACGGTTGTGCATGTAGGGCATACCTTTCATACTATTTCTGCTGAAATTGCCGAACGCGGGGCTGACCTTATCATAATGGGAAGCAAGGGAGCTTCCGGTATAGAAGAGGTTCTGATAGGATCTAACACAGAGAAAGTGGTGCGTCACTCAAAGGCACCGGTGATCACGGTAAAAAGCCCGGCAAAATTCGATACGATCAAAAATATCGTTTTTGCTACCGACCTCACCGGTAAGCACCCTCACGTAACGGAAGAGATAGTGAAGCTTCAGAAAATGCTGGGGGCTACCCTGCATATCGTAAAAGTAAATACGCCTACCAATTTCCAATCTGATCGTGATATTAAAAAGATGATGAAGGAGTTTGTTGATGAGGGCAAGCTTACTGATTATACGCTTAATATCTACAATGATGCGGTAGAAGAGGATGGCATTATTTATTTTGCAGATGATATTAATGCTGACCTGATTGCCCTGGGTACGCACGGGCGTACGGGGCTCATGCACCTGCTAAGCGGCAGTGTGGCTGAGGATGTGGTGAACCATTCCAAACGGCCGGTCTGGACATGCAAAATGCACTGA
- a CDS encoding 1,4-dihydroxy-2-naphthoate polyprenyltransferase encodes MNTKSDTHVPQGKLQAWLYAARLRTLPLTLSCIGMGSFLAAFYDTYQPVVFWLAALTTLFLQVLSNLANDYGDSKHGVDSESREGPARAVQAGVITPAEMKRAMYVFAFLSLASGLLLLYMSLGTGWEAFLFFFVLGLASIGAAIAYTATKKPYGYAGLGDLSVLVFFGLVGVGGTYYLHAQDLSGGIWLPALSVGLLSTAVLNVNNVRDIESDRASGKKSVPVRIGRQAAVYYHIFLLVTAACAAIAFTLLFYESPWQWLFLLSLPMIFINGRAVATRSRAAELDPYLKQMALTTLLFVITFGVGLLLA; translated from the coding sequence GTGAACACTAAGTCCGACACCCATGTACCTCAGGGTAAACTTCAAGCCTGGCTATATGCTGCCCGTTTGAGGACCCTGCCACTTACCCTCTCATGTATTGGGATGGGGAGTTTTCTGGCAGCATTTTATGATACATACCAGCCGGTAGTATTCTGGCTGGCAGCACTTACTACCTTATTTCTGCAGGTACTCAGCAATCTGGCAAACGATTATGGGGATAGTAAACACGGTGTGGATAGTGAAAGCCGTGAGGGGCCTGCGCGTGCGGTACAGGCGGGGGTGATTACTCCGGCCGAAATGAAACGTGCCATGTACGTGTTTGCCTTTTTGTCTCTTGCCAGTGGCCTGCTCTTATTATATATGTCTCTGGGGACAGGCTGGGAGGCTTTTCTTTTCTTTTTTGTGCTTGGTCTGGCCTCTATCGGGGCGGCCATTGCTTACACTGCCACCAAAAAACCCTACGGATATGCCGGGCTGGGGGACCTTAGTGTACTGGTTTTCTTTGGCCTGGTAGGGGTGGGGGGTACTTATTACCTCCATGCTCAGGATCTTTCCGGCGGAATCTGGCTGCCGGCTTTAAGCGTCGGCCTTCTTTCCACTGCTGTACTTAATGTAAACAACGTCCGGGATATTGAAAGTGACCGTGCCAGTGGCAAAAAGAGCGTTCCGGTACGTATCGGAAGGCAGGCGGCAGTCTACTACCATATCTTTCTTCTGGTTACCGCCGCTTGTGCCGCAATTGCTTTTACTCTATTATTTTATGAAAGTCCATGGCAGTGGCTTTTTCTACTGTCACTTCCTATGATCTTTATCAATGGGAGAGCCGTAGCCACCCGCAGTCGCGCAGCAGAACTGGATCCCTATTTGAAGCAGATGGCGCTTACTACCCTGCTTTTCGTTATTACATTTGGCGTTGGCCTGCTGCTGGCATAG
- a CDS encoding SOS response-associated peptidase, producing the protein MCGRYSISKIQKTVEKALKESLGATFTFEFEPVYNAAPSMNLPVIANETPKDIVSYRWGLIPFWAKDEKIGYKMINARRETILEKPAFKTAAKKKRCLVLADGYYEWQKLGDKKTKQPYRIFPTDQELFAFAGIWDEWHDKHTGEVVRSFSIITTQPPKNIAHIHDRMPVILEAGHREAWLSDGLNDDDIQALLDGYDGKRMDYYPVSTEVNSPRKNNESVIEPVNTQQGSQGSLF; encoded by the coding sequence ATGTGTGGCAGATACAGTATTTCAAAAATACAAAAAACAGTAGAAAAAGCCCTCAAGGAATCCTTAGGAGCTACCTTCACCTTTGAGTTCGAGCCGGTTTACAATGCTGCACCAAGCATGAACCTGCCGGTTATTGCTAATGAAACCCCGAAAGACATAGTTTCTTATCGCTGGGGACTGATCCCCTTCTGGGCCAAAGACGAAAAGATAGGCTATAAGATGATCAACGCCAGGCGGGAGACCATCCTCGAGAAGCCTGCCTTTAAAACCGCAGCCAAAAAAAAGCGCTGCCTGGTACTGGCAGACGGATACTACGAATGGCAAAAGCTGGGGGATAAAAAGACTAAGCAGCCTTACCGGATATTCCCGACTGATCAGGAGTTATTTGCATTTGCAGGTATCTGGGACGAATGGCACGATAAGCACACCGGCGAAGTCGTAAGATCTTTCAGTATTATCACCACCCAGCCCCCAAAAAACATAGCCCATATACACGACCGCATGCCAGTAATACTAGAGGCCGGTCACCGAGAGGCCTGGCTCAGTGACGGCCTGAATGACGACGATATCCAGGCGCTGCTGGACGGCTACGATGGCAAGAGAATGGACTACTACCCGGTGAGCACAGAAGTAAACAGCCCCCGTAAAAACAACGAATCAGTCATAGAGCCTGTAAATACACAGCAGGGAAGCCAGGGATCCTTATTTTAG
- a CDS encoding redoxin domain-containing protein, with product MPLTKEVTAPVFNLTDIFGRQINLEEYADKKVFIGFFRHAGCPFCNLRVHALAKMRDELIENGMEMIYFFESGKDILLRSSFHREVNPIPIISDPDKKWYGAYGLEESGKGSAVGHLKYFVQSAINAKAKGLPVHPMKDGESIKTMPAEFLLGPGLVVKDFHYSGELKDRLDFDAIREFSTASPSVKA from the coding sequence ATGCCTCTGACAAAAGAAGTGACTGCTCCGGTTTTTAATCTTACAGATATTTTTGGCAGGCAAATAAACCTGGAAGAATACGCTGATAAGAAAGTGTTTATTGGATTTTTCAGACATGCAGGCTGCCCGTTTTGTAACCTGCGTGTGCATGCTCTTGCAAAAATGCGTGATGAGCTGATAGAAAACGGGATGGAAATGATCTATTTTTTCGAATCAGGCAAAGATATTTTATTGCGCAGTTCATTTCACCGGGAAGTAAACCCAATCCCTATTATCTCTGACCCGGATAAGAAGTGGTACGGGGCTTATGGCCTGGAAGAGTCTGGCAAAGGTAGCGCAGTTGGTCACCTTAAGTATTTTGTCCAGTCGGCCATCAATGCCAAGGCTAAAGGGCTGCCGGTACACCCTATGAAAGACGGGGAAAGTATTAAAACCATGCCTGCGGAGTTTTTGCTGGGGCCGGGGCTGGTAGTTAAAGATTTTCATTACAGCGGGGAGCTGAAAGACAGGCTTGACTTTGATGCGATCAGGGAGTTTTCCACCGCCAGTCCTTCAGTAAAGGCATAG
- the fbp gene encoding class 1 fructose-bisphosphatase yields the protein MDSNNLGLPVGTTLDRFIKRKQDDFPYATGELSQLLRDIALAGKIINREISRSGLLGIGGAFGATNVQGEEQQKLDVIADIRFTRALRNGGEVCAIISEEEEKIIDLGNHSGRYVVAMDPLDGSSNIDVNVSIGTIFSVFRRISPVGGPITEEDVLQKGTEQVAAGYILYGSSTMLVYTTGHGVNGFTYEPSLGEFFLSHQNITTPKDGKIFSINEGSWDLFDQPIRDYVQECKECQFSGRYIGSLVADFHRNLLKGGIYIYPRSTKSPKGKLRLMYECNALAFIVEQAGGMATDGHRRILEVEPTELHQRVPLFIGSPKMVEKAMEFVRNDAISKGKKTQMKTA from the coding sequence ATGGACAGTAATAATCTGGGTTTACCGGTAGGAACCACGTTAGATCGGTTCATAAAACGCAAGCAAGACGATTTCCCCTACGCGACCGGTGAGCTTAGTCAGCTACTCAGGGATATAGCCTTGGCGGGCAAGATCATTAACCGTGAGATAAGCCGCTCAGGACTATTGGGAATAGGTGGTGCATTCGGCGCTACTAATGTGCAGGGAGAGGAACAGCAGAAGCTGGATGTGATCGCTGATATCCGCTTTACCCGCGCCCTCCGAAATGGCGGTGAGGTATGTGCCATCATCTCTGAAGAAGAAGAAAAAATAATCGATCTTGGAAACCATAGCGGGCGCTACGTAGTAGCCATGGACCCGCTGGATGGTTCATCCAACATTGACGTAAACGTATCAATCGGCACCATCTTTAGTGTATTCAGAAGAATATCACCTGTGGGCGGACCGATTACAGAAGAGGATGTCCTGCAGAAAGGTACCGAACAGGTTGCCGCAGGCTACATATTGTACGGCTCCAGCACCATGCTGGTCTATACTACCGGCCACGGTGTCAATGGCTTCACCTATGAACCCAGCCTTGGGGAGTTTTTCCTATCTCATCAGAACATTACCACGCCCAAAGACGGAAAGATTTTTTCTATAAACGAGGGCAGCTGGGATCTATTTGATCAGCCTATACGTGATTACGTACAGGAATGTAAAGAATGTCAATTTAGCGGCCGCTATATAGGCTCACTGGTGGCAGACTTTCACCGTAACCTGCTCAAAGGCGGAATTTACATCTATCCACGCAGCACCAAAAGCCCCAAGGGCAAACTCAGACTTATGTATGAGTGCAATGCCCTGGCCTTTATCGTTGAACAAGCCGGCGGCATGGCCACAGATGGCCACAGACGTATACTGGAAGTAGAACCTACAGAACTTCACCAAAGAGTACCCCTCTTTATCGGATCGCCTAAAATGGTCGAAAAGGCTATGGAATTCGTCCGCAATGATGCCATCAGTAAGGGCAAAAAAACACAGATGAAAACCGCATAA
- a CDS encoding aspartate kinase yields MKIFKFGGASVKDASAVQNVAQILDRYRNDRVVVVISAMGKTTNALEKVLALFYEKNDWSLALREIREFHDRIVDDLFGEKNPQQLRERLAGIFEEVVRYLSKAGNFVPDEIYDKVISVGELVSTTIVESYLDEKEYSTCWLDARRLVRTDSRFRNARVDWEITRRHVRMEVERRPDTRLFITQGFIGSDHRGRTVTLGREGSDYTAAIMANCLDAESVTIWKDVPGILNGDPKLVRNTLLYKELPYREAAEMTYYGASVIHPKTIRPLGEKNIPLYVRSFINYEEPGTVIHDCQVENLAPAVIFKFRQVLLTFSMPNFTFINEKHLTLIFHALDTFDIRLNVMQNSAVSISICADYRPGKLKELLQHLGNDFQVKYNLDVNLVTIKNFTEEVLAGVIADLNPEDELLLEQRSRNNVHLIVQPAVSV; encoded by the coding sequence ATGAAGATTTTTAAGTTTGGAGGTGCCAGCGTAAAAGACGCTTCCGCAGTGCAGAATGTGGCTCAAATCCTTGATAGATACCGCAATGATCGAGTTGTAGTGGTAATATCTGCCATGGGAAAAACGACAAATGCACTTGAAAAGGTACTAGCATTATTCTATGAAAAAAATGACTGGAGCCTTGCTCTCCGGGAAATACGGGAGTTTCATGACCGGATAGTGGATGATTTATTCGGGGAGAAAAACCCTCAGCAATTACGGGAACGCCTGGCCGGTATTTTTGAAGAGGTGGTGCGCTACCTGTCTAAAGCTGGTAACTTTGTGCCTGATGAGATATATGATAAGGTTATCTCAGTAGGAGAGCTGGTGTCCACCACTATTGTAGAATCATATTTAGACGAAAAAGAGTATTCCACGTGCTGGCTGGATGCCCGCCGCCTTGTGCGCACGGACAGCCGCTTCAGAAATGCACGTGTGGACTGGGAGATAACGCGCAGGCATGTCCGTATGGAGGTTGAGCGGCGGCCGGATACGCGTTTATTTATAACTCAGGGGTTTATCGGCAGCGACCATCGCGGGCGTACGGTTACGCTCGGCCGGGAAGGCTCGGACTATACTGCTGCTATTATGGCCAACTGCCTGGATGCCGAGTCGGTTACGATTTGGAAAGACGTGCCGGGTATACTCAATGGCGACCCGAAACTGGTGAGAAACACCCTTTTATATAAAGAGCTGCCTTACCGTGAAGCGGCCGAGATGACCTATTACGGGGCTTCGGTCATCCATCCGAAGACGATCAGGCCACTGGGGGAAAAGAATATTCCTCTCTACGTTCGTTCGTTTATCAATTATGAAGAGCCTGGTACGGTCATTCATGACTGCCAGGTGGAAAATCTGGCACCGGCGGTGATATTCAAATTCAGGCAGGTACTGCTTACTTTCAGCATGCCTAACTTTACCTTTATCAATGAGAAGCATCTTACCCTGATCTTTCATGCGCTGGATACTTTTGATATACGGCTAAATGTGATGCAGAACTCGGCTGTCTCCATTAGTATATGCGCGGATTACCGGCCTGGCAAGCTCAAAGAACTTTTGCAACATCTGGGAAATGACTTTCAGGTCAAATACAACCTGGATGTGAACCTGGTTACTATCAAGAACTTTACCGAGGAGGTACTTGCAGGCGTAATAGCCGATCTGAACCCGGAGGATGAACTATTATTGGAACAGCGCAGCCGTAACAATGTCCATCTAATTGTGCAGCCTGCCGTGTCTGTTTAG